Proteins from a single region of Pseudomonas phenolilytica:
- a CDS encoding glycoside hydrolase family 5 protein has protein sequence MTLHSRPRPKQATRLAAALAALLLVALPVQAAEDAQRGIDLIGVNLSGAGFAPHVVPGKNGTHYFYPEKKHFAYYRQQGIRLIRFPFLWERVQHRQGEGLNFDQVRLLKKTLDLAMQHDQKVILDMHNYGRYQGELIGSAAVPYAAYADVWRKLAERFKDHPALYGYDIMNEPHGTVGLWPGAAQAAVDAIREVDGQTLIFIEGERWASAYHWPLVNANLLIDDPAGRIVYEAHLYFDEDFSGKYLPGKSRNIDPMLGVKRAQPFVEWLQKHGQKGFLGEYGIPDDNPEAAVAMDNLLAYLNQHCIPSAYWAGGPGWGRYKLAVEPRNGQDRPQMALMRKHLANDCTAIGPAPANRP, from the coding sequence ATGACGCTCCACTCCCGCCCGCGACCGAAACAGGCGACACGACTGGCTGCCGCCCTCGCTGCGCTGCTGCTCGTGGCCCTGCCCGTGCAGGCGGCCGAGGACGCGCAGCGCGGTATCGACCTGATCGGCGTGAACCTGTCCGGCGCCGGTTTCGCACCGCACGTCGTGCCAGGCAAGAACGGCACGCACTACTTCTATCCCGAGAAAAAGCACTTCGCCTACTACCGTCAGCAAGGCATCCGCCTGATTCGCTTCCCGTTCCTCTGGGAGCGCGTGCAGCACCGCCAGGGCGAAGGGCTGAACTTCGACCAGGTGCGCCTGCTGAAGAAGACCCTCGACCTGGCCATGCAGCATGACCAGAAAGTCATCCTCGACATGCACAACTACGGCCGCTACCAGGGCGAGCTGATCGGCTCGGCGGCGGTGCCCTACGCCGCGTACGCCGACGTCTGGCGCAAGCTCGCCGAGCGCTTCAAGGACCATCCGGCGCTGTACGGCTACGACATCATGAACGAACCGCATGGCACCGTCGGGCTCTGGCCCGGCGCGGCGCAGGCGGCGGTCGATGCCATCCGCGAGGTGGACGGGCAGACACTGATCTTCATCGAGGGCGAGCGCTGGGCCAGCGCCTACCACTGGCCGCTGGTGAACGCCAACCTGCTGATCGACGACCCCGCCGGGCGCATCGTCTACGAGGCGCACCTGTATTTCGACGAGGACTTCTCCGGTAAGTACCTGCCGGGCAAGAGCCGCAACATCGACCCGATGCTCGGCGTGAAACGCGCCCAGCCATTCGTCGAGTGGCTGCAGAAGCACGGCCAGAAGGGCTTTCTCGGCGAATACGGGATTCCCGACGACAACCCCGAGGCGGCGGTGGCCATGGACAACCTGCTCGCCTACCTCAACCAACACTGCATACCCAGCGCCTACTGGGCCGGCGGCCCTGGCTGGGGCCGCTACAAGCTGGCGGTCGAGCCGCGCAACGGCCAGGACCGCCCGCAGATGGCGCTCATGCGCAAGCACCTCGCTAACGATTGCACGGCCATCGGCCCCGCGCCCGCTAACCGGCCCTGA